Proteins encoded together in one Sphingomonas radiodurans window:
- the rpoC gene encoding DNA-directed RNA polymerase subunit beta': MNELTNFANPVAKTESFDQIQIGIASPDRIRSWSFGEIKKPETINYRTFKPERDGLFCARIFGPIKDYECLCGKYKRMKYKGIVCEKCGVEVTVSKVRRERMGHIELAAPVAHIWFLKSLPSRIGLLLDMQLKQLERVLYFEAYIVIEPGLTPLEKFQLLTEDELLEAQDEYGEDAFSAGIGAEAVRIMLESLDLEGEKAVLLEELATTKSELKPKKIIKRLKVVESFLESGNRPEWMILEVVPVIPPELRPLVPLDGGRFATSDLNDLYRRVINRNNRLKRLMELRAPDIIVRNEKRMLQEAVDALFDNGRRGRTITGANKRPLKSLSDMLKGKQGRFRQNLLGKRVDYSGRSVIVTGPELKLHQCGLPKKMALELFKPFIYARLDAKGLSMTLKQAKKWVEKERKEVWDILDEVIREHPVLLNRAPTLHRLGIQAFEPVLIEGKAIQLHPLVCSAFNADFDGDQMAVHVPLSLEAQLEARVLMMSTNNILSPANGKPIIVPSQDMVLGLYYLSMEKQNEPGQGMMISDMSEVHQALNAGAVTLHTKIISRVPQTDEKGNQYLKRYETTPGRMLLGETLPKSHRVPFETVNRLLTKKDVTDVIDEVYRHTGQKETVLFADAIMSLGFKHAFKAGISFGKDDMIIAPDKTKLVDETRDQVKDFEQQYQDGLITQQEKYNKVIDAWSRCGDQVANSMMNEIKAVRHYDESDGEMAGREKPINSIYMMAHSGARGSQAQIKQLAGMRGLMAKPSGEIIETPIISNFKEGLTVLEYFNSTHGARKGLADTALKTANSGYLTRRLVDVSQDCVIVEEDCGTERALEMKAIVQGGSVIASLGERILGRTTAEDIVDAKSGEVIIPTGTLLDEAMITRIEAIGLQGCKIRSPLVCESKIGVCGKCYGRDLARGTPVNIGEAVGVIAAQSIGEPGTQLTMRTFHIGGAAQLNEQSNLEAPYDGTIEYRDLRIIVDQRSRRIVLSRSGEMAIVDMDGRELAVHKIPYGATVLCDDGHIVSAGDRMAEWDPFTMPLITETGGTAKFLDLIEGKTLTEQVDEATGIAQRVVIEYRAAARTKEDLRPRITLLDEGSGEAARYMLAPGAVLSVDDNSTVYAGDVVARVARESAKTRDITGGLPRVAELFEARKPKENAIIAKVSGRVVFGKDYKAKRKIGIQPEDGGEVVEYLVPKSKVIDVQEGDYVKRGDNLIGGSPDPHDILEVMGIEPLAEYLVSEIQEVYRLQGVKINDKHIETIVRQMLQKVEITAAGDTTLLPGEQVDRAEMDEINAKLGKNEQHAQGKPILLGITKASLQTRSFISAASFQETTRVLTEAAVQGKQDTLMGLKENVIVGRLIPAGTGAGMNRLRVAATSRDVALRAQQKKLAEAMIVAPPSAAEQRKAEAARNARDSAGTGDDPLAAVVASGDGSDAAAGEYLND; encoded by the coding sequence ATGAACGAACTTACGAACTTCGCGAACCCCGTCGCCAAGACGGAATCCTTCGACCAGATCCAGATCGGCATCGCGTCTCCGGACCGCATCCGCTCCTGGTCGTTCGGCGAGATCAAGAAGCCCGAGACCATCAACTATCGCACGTTCAAGCCCGAGCGTGACGGCCTGTTCTGCGCGCGCATCTTCGGTCCGATCAAGGATTACGAGTGCCTGTGCGGCAAGTACAAGCGCATGAAGTACAAGGGCATCGTCTGCGAGAAGTGCGGCGTCGAGGTCACTGTCTCGAAGGTTCGCCGCGAGCGGATGGGCCATATCGAACTCGCCGCCCCGGTCGCGCACATCTGGTTCCTGAAGTCGCTGCCGTCGCGCATCGGCCTGCTGCTCGACATGCAGCTCAAGCAGCTCGAGCGTGTGCTGTACTTCGAGGCGTATATCGTCATCGAGCCGGGCCTCACCCCGCTCGAGAAGTTCCAGCTGCTCACCGAGGATGAACTCCTCGAGGCGCAGGACGAATATGGCGAAGACGCCTTCTCCGCCGGCATCGGCGCTGAAGCCGTTCGCATCATGCTCGAAAGCCTCGATCTCGAAGGCGAGAAGGCCGTCCTGCTCGAAGAGCTGGCGACCACCAAGTCCGAGCTGAAGCCCAAGAAGATCATCAAGCGCTTGAAGGTCGTCGAGAGCTTCCTCGAATCCGGCAACCGCCCGGAATGGATGATCCTCGAGGTCGTCCCGGTCATCCCGCCCGAGCTGCGCCCGCTGGTCCCGCTCGACGGCGGTCGCTTTGCGACGTCGGATCTCAACGATCTCTATCGCCGCGTGATCAACCGCAACAACCGCCTCAAGCGGCTGATGGAACTGCGCGCGCCGGACATCATCGTCCGCAACGAAAAACGCATGCTGCAGGAAGCCGTCGACGCACTGTTCGACAACGGTCGCCGCGGTCGCACGATCACTGGCGCCAACAAGCGTCCGCTCAAGTCGCTGTCCGACATGCTCAAGGGCAAGCAGGGCCGCTTCCGCCAGAACCTTCTCGGCAAGCGCGTCGACTATTCGGGCCGCTCGGTCATCGTGACCGGACCGGAGCTGAAGCTGCATCAGTGCGGCTTGCCGAAGAAGATGGCGCTCGAGCTGTTCAAGCCGTTCATCTACGCGCGCCTCGACGCCAAGGGCCTCAGCATGACGCTGAAGCAGGCGAAGAAGTGGGTCGAAAAGGAGCGCAAGGAAGTCTGGGATATCCTCGACGAGGTGATCCGCGAGCATCCCGTGCTGCTGAACCGCGCCCCCACGCTTCACCGCCTCGGCATCCAGGCGTTCGAGCCGGTGCTGATCGAAGGCAAGGCGATCCAGCTTCACCCGCTCGTCTGCTCGGCCTTCAACGCCGACTTCGACGGCGATCAGATGGCCGTCCACGTCCCGCTGTCGCTCGAGGCGCAGCTGGAAGCGCGCGTCCTGATGATGTCGACGAACAACATCCTGTCGCCGGCGAACGGCAAGCCGATCATCGTGCCGTCGCAGGATATGGTGCTCGGGCTCTACTATCTCTCGATGGAGAAGCAGAACGAGCCGGGCCAGGGCATGATGATCTCCGACATGTCGGAAGTGCATCAGGCGCTCAACGCCGGCGCTGTCACGCTGCACACCAAGATCATCAGCCGCGTGCCGCAGACCGACGAGAAGGGTAACCAGTACCTCAAACGCTACGAGACGACCCCGGGCCGCATGCTTCTCGGTGAGACGCTGCCCAAGTCGCACCGCGTCCCGTTCGAGACGGTCAACCGCCTGCTGACCAAGAAGGACGTCACTGACGTCATCGACGAAGTGTATCGTCACACCGGTCAGAAGGAGACCGTGCTGTTCGCCGACGCGATCATGTCGCTGGGCTTCAAGCACGCGTTCAAGGCCGGCATCTCGTTCGGCAAGGACGACATGATCATCGCGCCCGACAAGACCAAGCTGGTCGACGAGACGCGCGATCAGGTGAAGGACTTCGAGCAGCAGTATCAGGACGGCCTGATCACGCAGCAGGAGAAGTACAACAAGGTGATCGACGCCTGGAGCCGTTGCGGCGATCAGGTCGCGAACTCGATGATGAACGAGATCAAGGCGGTTCGTCACTATGACGAAAGCGACGGCGAAATGGCCGGCCGCGAGAAGCCGATCAACTCGATCTACATGATGGCGCACTCCGGTGCGCGTGGTTCGCAGGCGCAGATCAAGCAGCTTGCCGGCATGCGCGGCCTGATGGCCAAGCCATCGGGTGAGATCATCGAAACGCCGATCATTTCGAACTTCAAGGAAGGCCTGACCGTCCTTGAATACTTCAACTCCACCCACGGCGCCCGCAAGGGCCTCGCGGACACGGCGTTGAAGACCGCCAACTCGGGCTACCTCACCCGCCGTCTCGTCGACGTGTCGCAGGATTGCGTCATCGTCGAGGAGGATTGCGGCACCGAGCGCGCGCTGGAGATGAAGGCGATCGTGCAGGGCGGTTCGGTTATCGCGTCGCTTGGCGAGCGTATCCTGGGCCGCACCACGGCCGAGGATATCGTCGATGCGAAGAGCGGCGAGGTCATCATCCCGACGGGCACGTTGCTCGACGAGGCGATGATCACGCGGATCGAGGCGATCGGCCTGCAGGGCTGCAAGATCCGTTCGCCGCTGGTCTGCGAAAGCAAGATCGGCGTCTGCGGCAAGTGCTACGGGCGCGATCTCGCCCGCGGCACGCCGGTCAACATCGGCGAGGCGGTCGGCGTGATCGCGGCGCAGTCGATCGGTGAGCCGGGCACGCAGCTGACGATGCGCACCTTCCACATCGGCGGCGCGGCGCAGCTCAACGAGCAGTCGAACCTCGAAGCGCCGTATGATGGCACGATCGAATATCGCGATCTGCGCATCATCGTCGATCAGCGCAGCCGCCGCATCGTGCTCAGCCGTTCGGGCGAAATGGCGATCGTCGACATGGATGGTCGTGAGCTCGCGGTTCACAAGATCCCGTACGGTGCCACGGTGCTGTGCGACGACGGGCATATCGTCAGCGCCGGCGATCGCATGGCCGAATGGGATCCGTTCACCATGCCGCTCATCACCGAGACGGGCGGCACGGCGAAGTTCCTGGATCTGATCGAGGGCAAGACGCTGACCGAGCAGGTCGACGAGGCAACGGGCATCGCCCAGCGCGTCGTGATCGAATATCGTGCAGCCGCTCGTACGAAGGAGGATCTGCGTCCGCGCATCACCCTGCTCGACGAGGGTTCGGGCGAGGCGGCACGCTACATGCTGGCGCCCGGAGCAGTGCTGTCGGTGGACGATAACTCCACCGTCTACGCCGGCGACGTCGTCGCGCGTGTGGCCCGCGAATCCGCCAAGACGCGCGACATCACCGGTGGTCTGCCGCGCGTCGCCGAGCTGTTCGAGGCGCGCAAGCCGAAGGAGAATGCGATCATCGCAAAGGTCTCCGGCCGCGTGGTGTTCGGCAAGGATTACAAGGCGAAGCGCAAGATCGGCATCCAGCCCGAGGATGGCGGCGAGGTGGTCGAGTATCTCGTCCCCAAGTCGAAGGTGATCGACGTTCAGGAAGGCGACTACGTCAAGCGTGGCGACAACCTGATCGGCGGCAGCCCCGATCCGCACGACATCCTCGAGGTGATGGGGATCGAGCCGCTGGCCGAATATCTCGTCAGCGAGATCCAGGAAGTCTATCGACTGCAGGGCGTGAAGATCAACGACAAGCACATCGAGACGATCGTTCGTCAGATGCTGCAAAAGGTCGAGATCACCGCGGCCGGCGATACCACGCTGCTTCCGGGCGAGCAGGTCGATCGTGCCGAGATGGACGAGATCAACGCCAAGCTTGGCAAGAACGAGCAGCATGCCCAGGGCAAGCCGATCCTGCTCGGGATCACCAAGGCGAGTCTGCAGACCCGGTCGTTCATCTCGGCCGCGTCGTTCCAGGAAACCACCCGCGTCCTCACCGAGGCGGCAGTCCAGGGCAAGCAGGACACGCTGATGGGCCTCAAGGAGAACGTCATCGTCGGCCGGCTCATCCCGGCAGGCACTGGCGCCGGCATGAACCGCCTGCGGGTCGCGGCCACCTCGCGTGACGTGGCACTGCGCGCGCAGCAGAAGAAGCTGGCCGAAGCGATGATCGTCGCTCCGCCGAGCGCCGCCGAGCAGCGCAAGGCGGAAGCCGCGCGCAACGCGCGTGACAGCGCCGGCACCGGCGACGACCCCCTCGCCGCCGTCGTCGCCTCAGGCGACGGCAGCGACGCCGCCGCCGGCGAATATCTGAACGACTGA